From Pelotomaculum schinkii, one genomic window encodes:
- a CDS encoding type II toxin-antitoxin system RelE/ParE family toxin → MFQKRFFLTKQGALDIQEITEYIARDSMENAIRFADELLAVCRSIPDFPDRGRIVPEVGHSQIREIIHKNYRLVYTVRKEKVFILQIFNAAKLFRMQDIDFE, encoded by the coding sequence ATGTTTCAGAAAAGGTTTTTTCTTACTAAACAGGGTGCTTTGGATATCCAGGAGATAACGGAGTATATTGCCCGGGATAGCATGGAAAATGCGATTAGGTTTGCGGATGAGCTTCTCGCCGTATGCCGGAGTATACCGGATTTCCCGGATAGGGGCAGGATAGTACCGGAAGTAGGGCATTCCCAAATCCGGGAGATAATCCACAAAAATTATCGTCTGGTTTATACGGTTCGTAAGGAGAAAGTATTTATTCTGCAAATTTTTAATGCTGCTAAGCTCTTTCGTATGCAAGACATTGATTTTGAATAA